In Persicimonas caeni, a single window of DNA contains:
- the hypD gene encoding hydrogenase formation protein HypD has product MKYLDEYRDPKAARTLAKSIARRVTRPWTIMEICGGQTHAIVRFGIDEMLPDEITLVHGPGCPVCVTPVERIDRALELAARPGVILCSFGDMLRVPGSGRDLLSVKAAGGDVRVVYSPLDAVEVAEKHPDAQVVFFAVGFETTAPANAMAVKEAKRRGLDNFSLLVSHVLVPPAMEAILAADDNRVQGFLAAGHVCTVMGTQAYAPIAARHRVPIVVTGFEPLDLLQGIDMCIAQLEEGRSECENQYVRSVREGGNPAAMSVIEDVFEVADRDWRGLGSIPTSGFRLRADYAAFDADAKFAFADEPTEESTECIAGEILRGVKKPRECPAFGKNCTPEHPLGAPMVSTEGACAAYYKFRNL; this is encoded by the coding sequence ATGAAGTACCTGGACGAATACCGCGACCCGAAAGCTGCGCGCACACTCGCCAAATCGATCGCTCGCCGCGTGACCCGCCCGTGGACCATCATGGAGATTTGCGGCGGTCAGACCCACGCCATCGTGCGCTTCGGCATCGACGAGATGCTCCCCGACGAAATCACGCTCGTGCACGGCCCGGGCTGCCCGGTCTGTGTTACCCCCGTCGAGCGCATCGACCGCGCGCTCGAGTTGGCGGCGCGCCCCGGCGTTATCTTGTGCTCCTTCGGCGACATGCTGCGCGTGCCCGGCTCGGGGCGCGACCTTTTGTCGGTCAAAGCCGCCGGCGGCGACGTACGCGTCGTCTACTCGCCGCTCGACGCCGTCGAGGTCGCCGAAAAGCACCCCGACGCACAGGTCGTCTTCTTCGCCGTCGGCTTCGAGACGACCGCGCCGGCGAACGCCATGGCCGTCAAAGAGGCGAAGCGCCGCGGCCTCGACAACTTCTCGCTCTTGGTCTCCCACGTCCTCGTCCCCCCGGCGATGGAGGCGATCCTCGCCGCCGACGACAACCGCGTCCAAGGCTTCCTGGCCGCCGGCCATGTGTGCACGGTCATGGGCACGCAAGCCTACGCCCCCATCGCCGCGCGCCACCGCGTGCCCATCGTCGTCACCGGCTTCGAGCCGCTCGACTTGTTGCAGGGCATCGACATGTGCATCGCGCAGCTCGAGGAGGGCCGCTCCGAGTGCGAGAACCAATACGTCCGCTCGGTTCGCGAGGGCGGAAACCCGGCGGCGATGTCAGTCATCGAAGATGTCTTCGAAGTCGCCGACCGCGACTGGCGCGGGCTGGGCTCCATCCCGACGAGCGGGTTCCGGCTGCGCGCCGACTACGCCGCCTTCGACGCCGACGCCAAGTTCGCCTTCGCCGACGAACCCACCGAAGAATCGACCGAATGCATCGCCGGCGAGATCCTGCGCGGCGTGAAAAAACCGCGCGAGTGCCCCGCATTCGGCAAAAACTGCACCCCCGAGCACCCGCTCGGCGCCCCGATGGTCTCGACCGAAGGCGCATGCGCCGCCTACTACAAGTTCAGAAACCTCTAG
- the hypE gene encoding hydrogenase expression/formation protein HypE: MPCPLPIKDYPRILLAHGGGGRLMQGLIDKVFKTAFEGIGLQSTHDSAVLDLDAGRLAMTTDSYVVKPLEFPGGDIGSLAIHGTVNDLAMAGARPRYLSVGFVLEEGLEMEKLWRIVCSMRDAADAAGVRIVTGDTKVVDRGKGDGIYLNTTGVGVVASGLRVDPSAVEAGDAIVVSGDVGRHGVAVMAHREGLAFEAPIESDSASLVAMVHALLDAGISVRCLRDLTRGGLATCLNEIAASAGRRIEIQEDAVPVDEVVRGACEMLGLDPLYVACEGRMVAFVAPEDAARAAEVMRGFAPGEKARVIGEVTGDDRALVVGRNAFGTRRVLDLLSGEQLPRIC; encoded by the coding sequence ATGCCCTGCCCCCTCCCCATCAAAGACTACCCCCGCATCCTCCTCGCCCACGGCGGAGGAGGGCGCCTCATGCAAGGACTCATCGACAAGGTCTTCAAGACCGCGTTCGAAGGCATCGGCCTCCAGAGCACCCACGACAGCGCCGTGCTCGACCTCGACGCCGGCCGCCTCGCCATGACGACCGACTCCTACGTCGTCAAGCCCCTCGAGTTCCCGGGCGGCGACATCGGCTCGCTCGCCATCCACGGCACGGTCAACGATCTCGCCATGGCCGGCGCGCGGCCGCGCTACCTGAGCGTCGGCTTCGTGCTCGAGGAGGGCCTCGAGATGGAGAAACTGTGGCGCATCGTCTGCTCGATGCGTGACGCGGCCGACGCCGCCGGCGTGCGCATCGTCACCGGCGACACGAAGGTGGTCGACCGGGGCAAGGGCGACGGTATCTACCTGAACACTACCGGCGTGGGCGTCGTCGCGTCGGGGCTGCGCGTCGACCCGTCGGCGGTCGAGGCCGGGGACGCCATCGTCGTCAGCGGCGACGTCGGCCGCCACGGCGTCGCCGTGATGGCCCACCGCGAGGGGCTTGCGTTCGAGGCGCCCATCGAGAGCGACTCGGCCTCACTCGTCGCGATGGTCCACGCGCTATTGGACGCAGGCATCTCGGTGCGCTGCCTGCGCGACCTCACCCGCGGCGGCCTGGCCACCTGCCTCAACGAAATCGCCGCCTCCGCGGGACGGCGCATCGAGATTCAAGAGGACGCGGTCCCCGTCGACGAGGTGGTCCGCGGGGCGTGCGAGATGCTCGGGCTCGACCCGCTCTACGTCGCCTGCGAGGGGCGCATGGTCGCCTTCGTCGCGCCCGAAGACGCGGCGCGCGCCGCGGAGGTGATGCGTGGCTTCGCGCCCGGCGAGAAGGCGCGCGTCATCGGCGAGGTCACGGGCGACGACCGCGCGCTCGTGGTGGGGCGCAACGCCTTCGGTACGCGGCGCGTGCTCGACCTCCTCAGCGGGGAGCAACTGCCGCGCATCTGTTGA
- a CDS encoding HypC/HybG/HupF family hydrogenase formation chaperone, translating into MCLGIPGKIVSIEAEAPLRMGRVSFGGTLREVCLAYVPEAQVDDYVIVHVGFAISTVDEDEAQRVFAYLDEIGDLDELDPDRAGGSE; encoded by the coding sequence ATGTGCCTAGGCATCCCCGGAAAAATTGTCTCCATCGAGGCCGAAGCGCCCCTTCGGATGGGCCGCGTCTCGTTCGGCGGCACCCTCCGTGAGGTCTGCCTGGCCTACGTCCCCGAAGCCCAGGTCGACGACTACGTCATCGTCCACGTCGGCTTCGCCATCAGCACGGTCGACGAGGATGAGGCGCAACGCGTCTTCGCCTACCTCGACGAAATCGGAGACCTCGACGAGCTCGATCCCGACCGCGCCGGAGGCTCCGAATGA
- a CDS encoding NHL repeat-containing protein encodes MADTSVGDASDGDTSPDDVATDASDLHDASDASDLDTTPDISSEDVADTEGPETPTWRKHIQGDGAQRAGDVVVDGQGNIFVTGNFTQSLDLGGGALTSAGEGDVFLAKFDADGNHLWSKRFGGSAADMGHGLAVDSQNNIVLVGEFGDTADFGGGAVTSAGASDIFVAKFDPNGAHLWSHHYGAAGEDGARAVAVDSQDRVLVTGLFVHAVDFGGGELATDSDHATDSDGFVLQLDTGGGHLWSKSVGARAPDVGRDIVVDSQDNIFIGGSFRAEIDLGDGVRLGENTPDGFVTKWTADGDFVWGQNFGDEFDDVTTGLAVDSQDNVIAVGYFNLRLHFGNGNGLLAETNNDEEIFVIRFDGSTGEFQWGEHYGGHWDNGMEDRAHDVAVGPQDNISMVGTFEGRAYFGGLNHRSRGGKDAFAAGFDSEGDYLWSESYGGADEVRADAVAVTAQGAPVVFGSFEGTADFDTDDHWAASGDAADLFLLTLPAP; translated from the coding sequence GTGGCGGACACCTCCGTCGGCGATGCATCGGACGGTGACACCTCGCCGGACGATGTCGCCACTGACGCGTCGGATCTACACGATGCCTCGGACGCGTCGGACCTCGACACCACTCCAGACATCTCTTCCGAAGACGTCGCGGATACGGAAGGGCCTGAGACCCCGACTTGGAGGAAGCACATCCAGGGCGACGGTGCCCAGCGCGCCGGCGACGTGGTCGTCGACGGGCAGGGCAATATCTTCGTGACCGGCAACTTCACGCAGTCGCTCGACCTGGGCGGCGGTGCGCTCACCAGCGCCGGCGAGGGCGACGTCTTCCTGGCGAAGTTCGATGCCGACGGCAACCACCTGTGGAGCAAGCGCTTCGGAGGCAGCGCCGCCGACATGGGCCACGGGCTGGCGGTCGACTCACAGAATAACATCGTACTGGTCGGCGAGTTTGGCGATACGGCTGACTTCGGCGGCGGCGCCGTCACCAGTGCAGGTGCTTCGGACATCTTCGTCGCCAAATTCGACCCGAACGGTGCACACCTGTGGAGTCATCATTATGGCGCAGCGGGCGAAGATGGCGCACGGGCGGTCGCTGTCGACTCGCAGGACCGCGTGCTCGTCACCGGCCTTTTCGTGCATGCTGTCGACTTCGGCGGCGGCGAGCTGGCCACCGATTCTGATCACGCGACTGACTCGGACGGCTTTGTGCTCCAGCTCGATACGGGAGGCGGTCATCTGTGGAGCAAAAGCGTCGGTGCCCGCGCGCCCGACGTGGGCCGCGACATCGTGGTCGACTCCCAAGACAATATCTTCATCGGCGGTTCCTTTCGCGCGGAAATCGACCTTGGCGACGGCGTTCGCCTGGGCGAGAACACGCCGGACGGCTTTGTCACAAAGTGGACCGCTGATGGCGACTTCGTATGGGGGCAGAACTTCGGCGACGAGTTCGACGATGTCACGACAGGGCTGGCCGTCGACTCTCAGGACAATGTGATAGCCGTGGGGTACTTCAACTTGAGGCTGCACTTCGGCAACGGGAACGGCTTGTTGGCGGAGACGAATAACGATGAAGAGATCTTCGTGATTCGCTTCGACGGCAGCACCGGCGAGTTTCAGTGGGGCGAACACTACGGAGGGCATTGGGACAACGGCATGGAAGACCGCGCCCACGACGTCGCCGTCGGCCCCCAAGACAATATCAGCATGGTCGGAACCTTCGAGGGAAGGGCCTACTTCGGCGGCCTCAACCACCGCAGCAGGGGCGGCAAGGACGCCTTTGCGGCAGGCTTCGACTCCGAGGGCGACTACCTGTGGAGTGAGTCTTATGGCGGCGCCGACGAGGTCCGAGCCGACGCCGTAGCTGTGACTGCACAGGGCGCGCCGGTCGTCTTCGGCAGCTTTGAGGGAACGGCCGACTTCGACACCGACGACCATTGGGCGGCCTCGGGCGACGCCGCCGACTTGTTCTTGCTCACCTTGCCGGCGCCGTGA
- a CDS encoding mechanosensitive ion channel family protein has protein sequence MPNWDALSTETIQAWIVTEGLDLAVKFGVFLLILLAGWILARIVGRIVQEGIDRSKVQPSPLLKNFIINVTRKTVIILAVIVGLDTLGVDTAAIIAGLGASGLIIGFALKDTLSNFAAGFLLLFYRPFDTGHYVQVGGIEGTVKDMTLVSTVLNTGDNKIITIPNSQVWGKAITNFTEAELRRIDLVAGIGYDDDIKQAKNLFMEILTSHDKVLSEPAPVVRVKELADSSVNFDVRPWVKNEDYWGVRADLLEQIKLRCDEEGISIPYPAQDVFLHEVESPQAA, from the coding sequence ATGCCTAATTGGGATGCACTCTCCACCGAAACCATCCAAGCCTGGATTGTGACCGAGGGCCTCGACCTCGCCGTCAAATTCGGCGTCTTCTTACTGATTCTGCTGGCCGGCTGGATCCTCGCCCGCATCGTCGGACGCATCGTTCAGGAGGGCATCGACCGCTCGAAGGTGCAGCCGTCGCCGCTGCTCAAGAACTTCATCATCAACGTCACGCGCAAGACCGTCATCATCTTGGCGGTCATCGTCGGGCTGGACACGCTCGGGGTCGACACGGCCGCGATCATCGCCGGTCTGGGCGCCAGCGGTCTCATCATCGGTTTCGCGCTCAAGGACACGCTGTCGAACTTCGCAGCGGGCTTCTTGCTCCTCTTCTACCGTCCGTTCGACACCGGCCACTACGTGCAGGTCGGTGGCATCGAGGGCACCGTCAAAGACATGACGCTCGTGTCGACGGTGCTCAACACCGGCGACAACAAGATCATCACGATTCCCAACTCGCAGGTGTGGGGCAAGGCGATCACGAACTTCACCGAAGCGGAGCTTCGCCGCATCGACCTGGTCGCCGGCATCGGCTACGACGACGATATCAAGCAGGCAAAGAACCTGTTCATGGAGATCCTGACCTCGCACGATAAGGTCCTCTCGGAGCCCGCGCCCGTGGTACGCGTCAAGGAGCTCGCCGACAGCTCGGTCAACTTCGACGTGCGCCCGTGGGTCAAGAACGAGGACTACTGGGGCGTACGCGCCGACCTGCTCGAGCAGATCAAGCTTCGCTGCGACGAAGAGGGCATCTCAATTCCGTACCCCGCCCAAGACGTCTTTCTGCACGAGGTCGAGTCGCCGCAGGCGGCGTAA